One window of the Haloarcula halobia genome contains the following:
- a CDS encoding DNA double-strand break repair nuclease NurA, which yields MTDPNTLGALRDVFSSIDGRVDDAADEEERPAADLFEYVARPGGDIEALEQPAINHELVDNVQDWDDPWPVTYGVDASTTQPLQFSNGLLLGAANAKLGIGGRTDRADLAKESTLTTVVYFDNEEFDIDDLRAEYDNVDADVFRFPTISSRQRDLADWVTGIARTYAEGWHARRHLDDINGPLFIDGPLYPSRVLLWTMFAQTPDSRETPLDFWPDMIDDIVTNYLRVVEGQDQADLPVAGIVKSPTSTQVVSAIEAKAPDEVDTPLRWGNDNLFFSEALYNPDDWYGDDGAVISYTTWLVQRQMSPAQADSAFVPLEGLDGIEFRRGDAAEYQTAFFYARIPLQNTVVRVEAPLMMVRDETDRERLQQKVLAEIAATRSIPFAIEAADEAATISRENRQRLRRELQHATSVRTYNQLRGYNDLNNQE from the coding sequence ATGACTGATCCGAATACACTCGGTGCGCTCCGGGACGTCTTCAGCTCCATCGATGGTCGTGTTGACGACGCTGCCGACGAAGAGGAACGCCCCGCTGCTGATCTGTTCGAATACGTTGCCCGCCCCGGAGGCGACATTGAGGCACTTGAACAACCAGCCATCAACCACGAACTCGTTGACAACGTCCAAGATTGGGATGATCCGTGGCCGGTGACCTACGGCGTTGACGCGAGTACCACTCAGCCGCTCCAATTCAGCAACGGCCTCCTACTCGGGGCTGCCAACGCCAAACTCGGGATCGGTGGCCGGACTGACCGTGCTGACCTCGCCAAGGAAAGCACCCTGACGACCGTCGTCTACTTCGACAATGAGGAATTCGACATCGATGACCTCCGCGCGGAGTACGACAACGTTGACGCCGACGTATTCCGGTTCCCAACGATCTCGTCTCGCCAGCGTGACCTCGCCGACTGGGTGACCGGGATCGCACGAACGTACGCGGAGGGGTGGCACGCCCGCCGCCACCTAGACGACATCAACGGGCCACTGTTCATCGACGGCCCGCTGTACCCGAGTCGAGTGTTGCTCTGGACGATGTTCGCACAAACCCCGGACTCCCGAGAGACACCGCTCGACTTCTGGCCGGACATGATCGACGACATCGTCACGAACTACCTCCGCGTCGTCGAAGGCCAGGACCAAGCCGACCTCCCAGTCGCCGGGATCGTCAAATCCCCGACCAGCACCCAAGTCGTCTCCGCGATCGAGGCAAAAGCGCCAGACGAGGTAGACACGCCGTTACGCTGGGGGAACGATAACCTGTTCTTCAGCGAAGCTCTGTACAATCCCGACGACTGGTACGGTGACGACGGCGCTGTCATCAGCTATACGACGTGGCTCGTCCAGCGCCAGATGTCACCCGCGCAGGCGGATAGCGCGTTCGTCCCCTTAGAAGGTCTCGACGGCATCGAATTCCGTCGCGGTGATGCCGCCGAATACCAGACGGCGTTCTTCTACGCTCGCATCCCGCTTCAAAACACCGTCGTCCGCGTCGAAGCCCCGCTCATGATGGTTCGAGACGAAACAGACCGTGAGCGACTCCAACAGAAAGTTCTCGCTGAAATCGCCGCGACTCGAAGCATTCCCTTTGCGATCGAAGCCGCAGACGAAGCTGCCACAATTAGCCGGGAGAACCGACAGCGGCTACGGCGGGAACTCCAACACGCGACATCGGTTCGCACCTACAATCAGCTCCGCGGCTATAACGACCTCAACAACCAGGAGTGA